DNA from Onthophagus taurus isolate NC chromosome 2, IU_Otau_3.0, whole genome shotgun sequence:
aatagatttaataGATATACagggatttttaaataatagataaatataaattgtgTCAATTAGCTTTTTGATTTTACTTGTAGAGTATAAAACTATAATTTAGGAAACCctgtattaataatttacttcTATAACATAATAACTATGTTTTAGACATGGAAGATGAGTTGGCTTGTTTACTGCTTGAAATATATTGATCTCCTTGACACTGTACATAATTCtatatattttcataattacttattaatttaattttttttaagatattttttatactaaGGAAGAAAAACAATCAAGTAACACCTTTCCACGTTTTTCACCATTTTATAGCTCCAATTTATACTGGCATAATCATTTATAATCAACCAGGTATTCATTTATacatttgtattttaaaaatgttattgttaatgttttattttaggtGGACAAAGCATGATGATAGGTTTTTTAAATTCAGTCGTCCACGCTTTAatgtacttttattatttccttGCTGGTTTAGGAGcacaatatcaaaaatatttatggtgGAAAAAATACTTAACGCAAATTCAAATCGTAATTTAATCGCATATTTTGAACTggaataatttgttataatgcttatgatttttttaggttcaatttgttattatatttgtGCATTCAGCTCAATTACATTTTATAGAATGTAATTACCCAATGTGGTTGGTAAATCTCAACATGGCGGTTTCTATAACGTTCTTATATCTCTTcggtaaattttattataaaacttataTAAGAAGTAATCTCAAAGAATTACGCTAACAAAGATGGTTTTTAAACAAAAgctgttttaaataaaatactttctaaacatattttttatttgtataccagaagatttttttgaaaatcatttcttgtattttttcgattaaatctAAACATAAACGTGTTTTGTTGCAAGGTCGTATCTTATCAATGTGGCAATAATTTCTGAGGTCTTTTAAAgcaaacaaagttttttttgtcacGTCCAGATTTCAGATACCATTATTATCCTTTATAATGCTTAacaagttatttaattaacaacatttaaaaattgtatgacGCCGAAATCGTaaccaaaaacaatttaaaaaaattacattttaaaccaGATTCAAGATAccattattaattactttttacaACGGCGAGGGCCGGTTTTGCAGACTGGTATAAGTAGTTCTTGGTGTAACTCCAAAAGTTAATTCTCTTTAGTTAAAAGTTCGAGAACTTTGCTCAACTATAAAACAAGTTGCgataaagtttgttataaGCAATAAACGTTTTCACGAAGCTTTTctgattttgtaaattatcggctttgaaaaaagaaaccgaaataaaatgaaaacattAACTTATTATGAAGGCACCAGTAAAGTCAAGTCattgtaatttttcatttatgaATAATCATCATAGGAGACTAACAAAAACATGCGCAACCACATGGCATAATGAAGGTTTTGCATTTGAAAAATAAGCTtggaaatttaaatgttaaaagaatAATAGTGATAACGTTGCGTGGTTTACTTCAATCTTCTATGAtagttttctagaaaaaatagCAAAAGAGGTGACAACCTCAAAATTTGTACAGAAACTGGCAACTTTTGAAGCAAAAGAACTAAGCCACAAACGTTACGAACAAACTTTACCGCAACATTTCTGTAGAGAAAACA
Protein-coding regions in this window:
- the LOC111414374 gene encoding very long chain fatty acid elongase 7-like translates to MDNPRLEIFTWFPFNSWKPPAIVLFLYIWFVLKAGPHFMRNRKPFDLQRVIMIYNLSLVLLNLCNVFMGYKILSTFSLKCQPTDFSNSPTARLTWKMSWLVYCLKYIDLLDTIFFILRKKNNQVTPFHVFHHFIAPIYTGIIIYNQPGGQSMMIGFLNSVVHALMYFYYFLAGLGAQYQKYLWWKKYLTQIQIVQFVIIFVHSAQLHFIECNYPMWLVNLNMAVSITFLYLFGKFYYKTYIRSNLKELR